A DNA window from Cydia splendana chromosome 24, ilCydSple1.2, whole genome shotgun sequence contains the following coding sequences:
- the LOC134802154 gene encoding uncharacterized protein LOC134802154 — MVLLSPSISGIQDLLTICERYADSHGLRYNASKSELLVFKAGTKSYSRTPQVKLGDTPLKIVEEVKYLGHWVTSSLTDNKDIERERRALAVRSNMLIRRFARCNKNVKITIFSAYCQSFYTCSLWINYTQKTYSALRVQYNNAFRMLLGLPRHCSASGMFAEARTDGFHAIMRKRVASLLRRIAGSPNSLLETVAGRDNSPFHYS, encoded by the coding sequence ATGGTGTTGCTGAGTCCATCAATCAGTGGCATACAAGACCTGTTGACGATATGTGAGCGGTATGCGGATTCTCATGGCCTCAGGTACAATGCCTCGAAGAGTGAGTTGTTAGTTTTTAAAGCGGGTACTAAGAGCTACTCGCGTACCCCTCAGGTTAAACTTGGCGACACTCCTCTCAAGATAGTTGAAGAAGTTAAATACCTGGGGCACTGGGTTACTTCATCCCTCACAGACAACAAGGACATCGAAAGGGAACGCAGGGCGCTGGCGGTGAGGAGTAACATGTTGATCCGCAGATTTGCTAGGTGTAACAAAAACGTTAAAATTACCATATTTAGTGCATACTGTCAGTCATTTTACACCTGCAGTCTATGGATCAACTATACTCAAAAAACCTACAGCGCCCTGCGCGTCCAATATAACAACGCTTTCAGGATGCTGTTGGGGCTCCCGCGGCATTGCAGTGCGTCAGGCATGTTCGCGGAGGCGCGCACGGATGGCTTTCACGCGATAATGCGAAAACGTGTCGCGTCCCTGCTGAGACGTATCGCCGGTAGCCCCAACAGTCTCCTGGAAACAGTGGCAGGACGGGATAATAGTCCCTTCCATTACTCCTGA